A genomic window from Rattus norvegicus strain BN/NHsdMcwi chromosome 9, GRCr8, whole genome shotgun sequence includes:
- the Mff gene encoding mitochondrial fission factor isoform X18 — protein MAEISRIQYEMEYTEGISQRMRVPEKLKVAPPNADLEQGFQDGVPNASVIMQVPERIVVTGNNEDISFSRPADLDLIQSTPFKPLALKTPPRVLTLSERPLDFLDLERPPPTPQSEEIRAVGRLKRERSMSENAVRQNGQLVRNDSMWHRSDSAPRNKISRFQSSISAPEYTYGISSLDAAVEGASEDMSVVDAASLRRQIIKLNRRLQLLEEENKERAKREMVMYSITVAFWLLNSWLWFRR, from the exons ATGGCAGAAATTAGTCGAATTCAGTACGAAATGGAATACACTGAAGGTATTAGTCAGCGAATGAGGGTCCCGGAAAAATTAAAAGTAGCACCACCAAATGCTGACCTGGAACAAGGGTTCCAAGATGGAGTTCCAAATGCCAGTGTGATAATGCAAGTCCCAGAGAGGATCGTGGTTACAG gAAATAATGAAGACATTTCCTTTTCAAGACCAGCAGATCTTGACCTTATCCAGTCCACTCCCTTTAAACCTCTGGCGCTGAAAACACCTCCACGTGTGCTCACACTGAGTGAGAGACCGCTAGATTTCCTGGATTTAGAAAGACCACCTCCAACTCCTCAAAGCGAAGAG ATCCGAGCAGTTGGCAGGCTAAAAAGAGAACGCTCTATGAGTGAAAATGCTGTTCGCCAGAATGGACAGTTGGTCAGAAACGATTCCAT GTGGCACAGATCAGATTCTGCCccaagaaataaaatttcaagGTTCCAGTCATCGATTTCTGCACCGGAGTACAC GTATGGCATTTCAAGCCTAGATGCAGCTGTTGAAGGAGCGTCAGAGGACATGTCTGTGGTAGATGCGGCTTCATTGAGACGTCAG ATAATCAAATTAAACAGACGTCTACaacttctggaagaggagaataaagagcGTGCTAAAAGAGAAATGGTCATGTATTCAATTACTGTAGCGTTCTGGCTGCTTAACAGCTGGCTCTGGTTTCGACGCTAG
- the Mff gene encoding mitochondrial fission factor isoform X25, whose amino-acid sequence MSENAVRQNGQLVRNDSMWHRSDSAPRNKISRFQSSISAPEYTVTPSPPQARVCPPHMLPEDGASLSSARGILSLIQSSTRRAYQQILDVLDENRSVRRQNEIRYERPVLRGGSAAATSNPHHDNVRYGISSLDAAVEGASEDMSVVDAASLRRQIIKLNRRLQLLEEENKERAKREMVMYSITVAFWLLNSWLWFRR is encoded by the exons ATGAGTGAAAATGCTGTTCGCCAGAATGGACAGTTGGTCAGAAACGATTCCAT GTGGCACAGATCAGATTCTGCCccaagaaataaaatttcaagGTTCCAGTCATCGATTTCTGCACCGGAGTACAC TGTGACACCATCACCGCCACAGGCTCGGGTCTGTCCTCCCCATATGCTACCTGAAGATGGAGCTAGTCTCTCCTCTGCCCGTGGCATTTTGTCGCTTATCCAGTCTTCTACTCGTAGGGCTTACCAGCAGATCTTGGATGTGCTGGATGAAAACCGCAG TGTGAGAAGACAAAATGAGATACGTTATGAAAG ACCTGTGTTGCGTGGTGGGTCAGCTGCCGCCACTTCTAATCCTCATCATGACAACGTCAG GTATGGCATTTCAAGCCTAGATGCAGCTGTTGAAGGAGCGTCAGAGGACATGTCTGTGGTAGATGCGGCTTCATTGAGACGTCAG ATAATCAAATTAAACAGACGTCTACaacttctggaagaggagaataaagagcGTGCTAAAAGAGAAATGGTCATGTATTCAATTACTGTAGCGTTCTGGCTGCTTAACAGCTGGCTCTGGTTTCGACGCTAG